In the Thermodesulfobacteriota bacterium genome, one interval contains:
- a CDS encoding O-antigen ligase family protein has translation MPNLLKRFNNKTILLFSGVLLIALFLSFGLTYVKPTIALAVLGGISIFIISFVSTEAALYILIFSMLLGPEFIVGEIAGKSAVERGVTLRLDDFLLVLIGFSWFAKSAIYKELGLFLKTPLNKPIFYYIAAMALSTAFGIMFGRVQIKTGFFFVLKYIEYFVVYFMVLNNIRDRKQIKYWIIAIMFTCAVVGIIGIYQIPGGDRVTAPFEGEVGEPNTLAGYLLLILSIVAGLILTTESRRNKVLLGVLALLIIIPFLATQSRGSYVAIVPMCFAFLMLSEKKAGIAILMAILIILGPFLIPSFVKKRVIYTYTQPTEAGQIKVGGIKLDTSTSARVYAWKNVITKQWVKHPILGYGIGGHSFFDAQYPRVLVETGILGMAAFLWLIYSLLTNVLETYRKSKDRFYKGLALGFLAGLVAMLTHAISANTFIIVRIMEPFWFLAGIVVMLPVIEMRERQESV, from the coding sequence ATGCCTAATCTGTTAAAGAGGTTTAACAATAAAACCATACTGTTATTTTCCGGGGTTCTTTTAATCGCCTTATTTCTTAGTTTTGGCTTAACTTATGTTAAGCCCACTATAGCGCTGGCAGTTCTGGGTGGAATATCGATTTTTATCATCAGCTTCGTAAGTACTGAGGCAGCTCTGTATATACTTATCTTTTCTATGCTGCTAGGACCTGAGTTTATTGTTGGGGAAATTGCTGGAAAAAGCGCTGTAGAACGAGGGGTAACGCTGCGTCTGGATGATTTTCTACTGGTGTTAATCGGTTTCAGTTGGTTTGCTAAGAGTGCTATATACAAAGAGCTGGGGCTTTTTTTAAAAACGCCTTTAAATAAACCGATATTTTATTACATAGCAGCAATGGCTCTTTCAACTGCATTCGGCATTATGTTCGGACGAGTCCAAATCAAAACAGGATTCTTCTTTGTCCTTAAATATATCGAGTATTTCGTCGTATATTTCATGGTACTAAACAATATAAGAGATAGAAAACAGATAAAATATTGGATAATAGCCATAATGTTTACCTGTGCGGTTGTCGGTATAATCGGAATCTACCAGATACCTGGAGGAGATAGGGTAACCGCACCCTTTGAAGGAGAAGTAGGTGAACCAAATACCCTTGCCGGGTACCTGCTCCTCATCTTATCTATAGTAGCCGGGTTAATTCTCACCACGGAATCCAGGAGGAATAAGGTTCTTCTTGGTGTATTGGCTCTTTTAATAATCATCCCTTTTCTGGCTACCCAATCAAGAGGTTCATACGTGGCAATAGTCCCTATGTGTTTTGCATTTCTCATGTTGAGTGAAAAGAAGGCGGGCATCGCAATATTAATGGCTATTTTAATAATCCTGGGGCCATTTCTTATTCCCTCTTTCGTTAAAAAAAGGGTTATATACACGTATACTCAACCAACAGAGGCTGGCCAAATAAAAGTTGGTGGGATTAAACTCGATACATCTACTTCTGCCCGTGTTTATGCCTGGAAAAACGTAATCACCAAACAATGGGTAAAACATCCTATATTAGGCTATGGAATTGGTGGGCATTCTTTTTTTGATGCTCAGTATCCCCGTGTTTTGGTTGAAACCGGTATTTTGGGTATGGCAGCATTTTTATGGTTGATATATTCACTGCTTACCAATGTCCTTGAGACATATCGAAAGTCAAAAGATAGGTTTTACAAGGGATTGGCTTTAGGATTTCTTGCTGGTCTGGTAGCCATGTTAACACATGCAATTTCTGCTAACACCTTTATTATTGTCCGCATTATGGAGCCTTTCTGGTTTTTAGCCGGCATAGTGGTTATGCTGCCAGTCATAGAGATGCGAGAGCGACAGGAAAGTGTATAG
- a CDS encoding ABC transporter ATP-binding protein translates to MYAVETINLTKIFRPARNIFSRRSPRLKTVTAICQLNLKVRKGEVFAILGPNGAGKTTLIKIMCSLITPTSGTALINGYDVVKDEDKIKSLVGLVIGEERSFYWRLTGRENLEFFGVLHNLSLREVQRRSEAIIGLLEIDEPDKRFYEYSTGNKQKLALGRCLLSNSEVIFMDEPTKSLDPGVASKFRKFIKEVLVEKENKTVIFSTHLIQEAEELGNRIAIMDKGLVKAYGDVNELKVGGGSLFDTYSRFTSKREG, encoded by the coding sequence ATGTATGCTGTTGAAACCATAAATCTGACCAAGATATTTAGACCAGCAAGGAATATATTCAGTCGTAGGTCCCCGCGGCTTAAAACCGTGACTGCAATATGTCAACTGAATTTAAAGGTAAGAAAAGGTGAGGTATTTGCCATTCTGGGTCCCAATGGTGCAGGCAAAACCACCCTTATAAAGATTATGTGCTCTCTAATTACTCCTACCAGTGGTACTGCCCTGATAAATGGTTACGATGTGGTAAAAGATGAAGACAAGATTAAATCTCTTGTGGGGCTGGTTATCGGTGAAGAGAGAAGTTTTTATTGGCGACTTACCGGAAGGGAAAACCTGGAGTTTTTCGGAGTACTGCACAACCTGAGTTTACGTGAGGTGCAAAGGAGATCAGAGGCTATCATAGGGTTATTGGAGATTGATGAGCCAGATAAGAGATTCTATGAATATTCCACCGGCAATAAACAAAAACTAGCACTTGGAAGGTGTCTTCTTTCAAATTCAGAGGTTATATTTATGGATGAACCTACGAAAAGCCTTGACCCTGGGGTAGCATCAAAGTTTAGAAAATTTATTAAAGAAGTGCTGGTGGAGAAAGAAAACAAGACGGTTATTTTCTCTACCCATTTAATTCAGGAAGCGGAAGAGTTGGGAAACAGGATTGCTATTATGGACAAAGGATTGGTTAAGGCATATGGGGATGTAAATGAGTTAAAGGTTGGTGGAGGGTCACTCTTTGATACCTACAGTCGATTTACATCTAAGAGAGAGGGTTAA
- a CDS encoding nucleotidyltransferase family protein has product MTWLTEDKLLLLCCQTEISGKDIDWLIEIQRDKIDWDYFLEKARGEGISPLVFIRLPKVLINKNYTPKYVTDELRKDYYLSASKNTLIFNELRNILKVLNKAGLRVIVLKGAALAEMAYGNLALRPMSDVDLLVKKEDLFSINEHLEGIGYFPSDRSLDGIDFTSTYLTTLDYRNASTNSPSFHIHWHFVNSTIPNDSYINNIKMEDIWQDAQKASVASVETLVMAPHHLIIHLSEHALRVTHSLSKLSLLCDINEAINSYQDRLDWDRLIKYSLKFKLDRMVYIALYFVSGFIASKIPERALLGLMPKHFTLGERIFINAISNNDRPPGLSYLVHLSMNRGLFRKVRFVGRTFFPPRHIIAQRRYIQQSRISYMDYLRRVNEVFLHCFRIVIILGKSLAP; this is encoded by the coding sequence ATGACCTGGCTAACGGAAGATAAGTTGTTGCTCCTTTGCTGTCAGACAGAAATCAGCGGTAAGGATATAGATTGGTTAATTGAAATACAAAGAGATAAGATAGATTGGGATTATTTTCTAGAAAAGGCGAGAGGGGAGGGCATCTCGCCTTTGGTTTTTATTAGGCTTCCAAAGGTTCTCATAAATAAGAATTATACCCCCAAATATGTTACTGATGAACTAAGAAAAGATTATTATCTAAGTGCCAGTAAAAACACCTTAATTTTCAATGAATTAAGGAATATCCTTAAGGTACTCAATAAAGCAGGGCTTCGGGTAATAGTCCTCAAAGGAGCGGCATTAGCTGAAATGGCATATGGGAATCTGGCTTTAAGACCAATGTCCGATGTAGACCTGCTGGTAAAAAAAGAAGACCTTTTTAGCATAAATGAACATCTAGAAGGTATCGGATACTTTCCATCTGACCGATCCCTTGATGGTATTGATTTTACATCAACATATTTAACCACCCTTGATTATCGAAACGCTTCCACTAACTCTCCTTCGTTTCACATTCACTGGCATTTTGTCAATTCTACAATACCAAATGATTCATACATCAATAATATAAAAATGGAGGATATCTGGCAGGATGCACAAAAGGCAAGTGTTGCCAGTGTAGAAACGCTGGTCATGGCACCTCACCACCTTATTATCCACCTATCAGAACATGCCCTGAGGGTTACCCATTCTTTAAGTAAACTCAGTCTTTTATGTGATATTAATGAAGCCATAAATTCTTATCAGGATAGATTAGACTGGGATAGGCTGATTAAATACAGCCTTAAATTCAAACTGGATAGAATGGTTTATATAGCTCTTTACTTTGTCTCTGGATTTATCGCGTCAAAAATACCTGAAAGGGCATTGCTGGGACTGATGCCAAAACATTTCACCCTTGGCGAAAGGATATTTATAAATGCCATATCAAATAATGACCGACCTCCGGGCTTGAGCTATCTGGTTCATCTATCCATGAACAGGGGATTATTCAGGAAGGTGAGATTTGTCGGGAGGACATTTTTCCCTCCCCGTCACATAATAGCCCAGAGGAGATATATTCAACAATCAAGGATAAGCTATATGGATTATCTTCGCCGGGTAAATGAGGTGTTTTTGCATTGCTTCAGGATTGTGATCATTTTAGGGAAGAGCTTGGCTCCTTGA
- a CDS encoding PqqD family protein, whose protein sequence is MRLTPEVRLTKNPDIQWKMIEEEAVLVDQDELQILHLNEVATEVWNLIDGKRTVNEIITQMLSVFEVKRKTAEKDILDFLQKLIKIEAITNIKEVIL, encoded by the coding sequence ATGAGACTAACACCCGAGGTTCGGCTCACTAAGAATCCGGATATTCAATGGAAGATGATTGAAGAGGAAGCAGTGCTGGTTGATCAGGATGAACTTCAGATTCTGCATCTGAACGAGGTTGCCACGGAGGTCTGGAACTTGATCGACGGTAAGAGAACTGTGAACGAAATCATCACCCAAATGCTCAGTGTTTTTGAGGTTAAGCGTAAGACCGCGGAGAAAGATATCCTTGACTTTTTACAGAAATTGATTAAGATAGAGGCTATAACTAATATTAAGGAAGTTATCTTATGA
- a CDS encoding polysaccharide biosynthesis/export family protein, which translates to MLSIECQKNNRSVLKKTIFVIVLPCLFLFLGCAAAPKPVSSRQFTPVSKIEAKSVDAEKEEKEREKEILEMSKITKNKVFTEEFGISEYIIGPGDVLEISLWEGTEEKKHTMTVRSDGNISISFLEDVNVSGLTARQVDKTITERLADFVKNPRVDVLIKEFVSKKTQILGEVNIIQGTSTTQPMPSGPGNYPLKGKTTIIDLLVTAGGAKTTADLKRTRLVRGGKTYTVNLYRTMFQGDTSQNIILDAGDMIIIPEYPTTQDKVFVLGEVKSPGAYSFKHEIDLVTALSLAGGYTYDAKEKNILVIRGYPAKTNVLVANLKDFLKQGDFSQNISLQSGDVVYVPRSVIGDIHYYVSRLTPMLDFALYPATYRDAYTTGGGLRINTGAP; encoded by the coding sequence ATGTTGTCGATTGAATGCCAAAAAAATAATAGAAGTGTTCTTAAAAAGACCATTTTTGTGATAGTCCTGCCATGTTTGTTCCTGTTTTTGGGATGCGCTGCTGCCCCAAAGCCTGTATCCTCAAGACAATTCACACCAGTGAGCAAGATAGAAGCAAAATCAGTTGATGCTGAAAAGGAAGAAAAGGAAAGAGAAAAAGAAATTCTTGAGATGAGCAAAATTACCAAAAACAAGGTTTTTACTGAAGAATTTGGGATATCAGAGTACATTATAGGTCCTGGAGATGTCTTGGAGATATCTCTATGGGAGGGAACCGAAGAGAAGAAACACACAATGACGGTACGTTCTGACGGAAATATATCTATATCATTTTTAGAGGATGTTAACGTTTCCGGACTTACTGCAAGACAGGTGGATAAAACCATTACCGAAAGGCTGGCAGACTTTGTTAAAAATCCGAGGGTAGATGTTTTAATAAAGGAATTTGTGAGCAAGAAGACACAGATACTCGGGGAGGTAAATATTATTCAGGGAACATCAACAACACAACCAATGCCATCAGGGCCGGGCAATTATCCTTTAAAAGGCAAGACGACAATTATTGATTTGCTTGTAACAGCAGGCGGAGCTAAAACTACTGCAGATTTAAAGAGGACGAGGTTAGTTAGAGGAGGGAAGACATACACTGTAAACTTATACAGAACTATGTTTCAGGGAGATACCAGTCAAAATATTATATTAGATGCAGGGGATATGATAATAATCCCTGAATATCCGACAACTCAGGACAAGGTCTTTGTGCTTGGAGAGGTTAAGTCACCAGGGGCATATTCATTCAAGCATGAAATAGACCTTGTAACTGCTTTATCGCTTGCAGGGGGATATACCTATGATGCCAAAGAAAAAAATATACTGGTAATAAGAGGATATCCAGCTAAAACCAATGTGCTCGTTGCAAACCTGAAAGACTTTCTTAAGCAAGGTGATTTCAGTCAAAACATATCCCTCCAAAGTGGCGATGTCGTCTATGTCCCCCGAAGTGTAATCGGGGATATACACTACTATGTTTCCAGGTTAACCCCCATGCTGGATTTTGCTTTGTATCCTGCTACATACAGAGACGCTTACACCACAGGAGGAGGATTGCGCATAAATACAGGTGCTCCTTAA
- a CDS encoding radical SAM protein yields the protein MTICSIPQLSYQAFGHQIRPKIFQYRIPYGGALELTYRCNLHCVHCYCNLPPHDRSAKTQELTYSEICQCLDEMADAGCLRLLITGGEPLLRPDFWEIYSYAKGRGFIIELFTNGTLMTSTLIEQFAEYPPCDIEITIYGLSEKTHERITRSKGSFRKTHSAIKHILAKKLSLTLKTVVMTLNKDEFLGIKRFAETLGVRFRFDPFINPRLDGSPEPSQWRLSPQEVIDFDFADKKRAQQLEENFKELQGLQTDSLYLCSAGLTGFNVNPYGQVSPCTMTQSQGYNLRSIGFSQGWQEIMPKLINQRMDADFPCRNCELVYLCEQCPGWAELEKGNPQRVVDFLCQVTQLRQKNFGSKEVKRDGKEKTPMAKTTAKTG from the coding sequence ATGACTATTTGCTCAATACCACAATTAAGTTACCAGGCATTTGGGCATCAAATTAGACCTAAGATATTTCAGTATCGGATACCTTATGGCGGGGCACTGGAGCTAACCTATCGGTGTAACCTGCATTGTGTTCACTGCTATTGTAATTTGCCGCCACATGACCGGTCAGCTAAAACCCAAGAACTTACCTATTCTGAGATCTGCCAGTGCCTGGATGAGATGGCTGATGCCGGTTGTCTCCGGTTATTAATCACCGGGGGAGAACCTCTTCTGCGGCCTGATTTCTGGGAAATTTACTCCTATGCCAAAGGCAGAGGGTTTATTATTGAACTCTTTACTAACGGCACCCTGATGACCTCCACATTGATAGAACAATTTGCTGAATACCCGCCTTGTGATATTGAAATAACCATTTATGGTCTGAGCGAAAAGACCCATGAAAGGATTACCCGATCTAAAGGTTCATTCAGAAAGACCCACTCGGCTATTAAGCACATCCTGGCGAAAAAGCTATCGCTGACCCTTAAAACCGTAGTTATGACCTTAAATAAAGACGAGTTTCTTGGTATCAAAAGGTTTGCGGAAACCTTAGGTGTCAGGTTCAGATTTGATCCCTTTATTAATCCCAGGCTGGACGGTTCTCCAGAACCTTCTCAATGGCGGTTATCACCCCAGGAGGTGATTGACTTTGACTTTGCAGATAAAAAGCGTGCTCAGCAATTAGAGGAGAACTTTAAAGAATTACAAGGTCTGCAAACAGATAGTCTTTATCTTTGTAGTGCTGGCTTAACTGGTTTTAACGTTAATCCCTACGGACAGGTCAGCCCCTGCACCATGACACAGAGTCAGGGCTATAATCTGAGAAGCATTGGTTTTTCTCAGGGCTGGCAAGAAATAATGCCTAAGCTGATTAACCAGAGGATGGACGCAGACTTCCCTTGCCGGAACTGCGAACTGGTTTATCTATGTGAGCAATGTCCAGGCTGGGCAGAACTGGAAAAAGGTAACCCGCAAAGAGTAGTCGATTTTCTCTGCCAGGTTACCCAGCTAAGGCAGAAGAATTTTGGTAGCAAGGAGGTGAAAAGGGATGGAAAAGAAAAAACGCCCATGGCAAAGACCACAGCTAAAACAGGTTAA
- a CDS encoding AAA family ATPase, producing MAQYDLTLRDYWRILRKRKIIVIFATILMGVFSTLFAILQTPVPLYEASSSVKIERSSTLTGLYVESLSWSPADTLETQAIIIKSYPVIEEVAKKLGFLDSSLTSDEIRRNTKHLNVVLKLKEQVETKREGFTNLINIIATSENPKLAQKLANTVAEVYKDQNTKERNKRIIEGRVFIEQQLGLAKENLKEAEEKVKDYREENKFISIDSETGITLDQLTKIETEHESLKRTIEEIDSILKRLKKEEAIPEKDIKGIYADKVGPIFARLNSQLVDLTLERDTLLLNFTKNHPRLKEVKTKISETIQNMIAELSDQKKTLEGRSANLARDLDRLRSKFRALPEKGLILARLEHDLTVRSQTFSLLESKYQEALIKEAEKVEEVSIVKPAIEPISPVNPPHVYTTSFIGVIIGLIIGLIMAFVFETLDTSIGTIEDVEKFLGVPVLGVIPHVGYEDIKNILSEGYPEQIDEDIIRRNARLITHFAPKSTLAESYKKLRTNVHFMRMEKDIKTILYTSSSPLEGKTTTVINLAIVMAQTGERVLLIESDLRKPMVSKLFGIDKVPGLSDVILGNYEWRDAVRTITDFVTGDMKIDDIMKTPGIDNLNIMTSGTISPNPSEILNSQRMEDFISQVREEYDVVLFDSSPALAAADASILASKLDGAILVYHVGKIARGGLKRAKVQLENVKANVMGVVLNKLQAEISPDYTEFKYDRYYAYGEEKKTPSKPKRWYSLKNTYHKVLGTQTETKDIKTITKERNREE from the coding sequence TTGGCACAGTATGATTTAACGTTAAGGGATTACTGGCGTATATTACGTAAAAGAAAGATAATTGTCATCTTTGCTACCATCCTCATGGGAGTTTTCAGCACCCTTTTTGCCATTCTCCAAACTCCTGTCCCTTTATATGAGGCTTCTTCAAGCGTAAAAATAGAGCGAAGTTCAACCCTCACCGGCTTGTATGTTGAGAGCCTGTCATGGAGTCCGGCAGATACATTAGAGACGCAGGCAATAATCATAAAAAGTTACCCTGTAATAGAGGAAGTGGCTAAAAAGTTGGGTTTTTTAGACAGTAGCCTGACTTCGGATGAAATTCGTAGAAACACTAAACACCTTAACGTTGTTTTGAAACTTAAAGAGCAGGTAGAAACCAAGCGTGAAGGGTTCACAAACTTAATTAATATTATAGCAACTTCAGAAAACCCTAAACTAGCTCAAAAACTGGCAAATACTGTTGCGGAAGTTTACAAAGATCAGAATACCAAGGAAAGAAACAAGCGTATTATTGAAGGAAGGGTTTTTATAGAGCAGCAATTAGGGTTAGCAAAGGAAAACCTGAAAGAAGCAGAGGAAAAAGTAAAAGACTATAGAGAAGAAAATAAATTTATCTCGATAGACAGCGAAACCGGAATTACTTTAGATCAGCTAACCAAAATAGAAACAGAACATGAAAGCCTAAAGCGGACCATAGAGGAAATTGACTCAATCTTGAAACGCCTTAAGAAGGAAGAGGCAATACCGGAAAAAGATATAAAAGGCATATATGCCGACAAAGTGGGGCCTATATTTGCCCGTTTAAACAGCCAACTTGTTGATCTTACTTTGGAAAGAGACACCCTCCTGCTTAACTTTACTAAAAACCATCCCAGGCTAAAGGAAGTAAAAACCAAAATTAGCGAGACAATTCAAAACATGATCGCTGAGCTTTCAGATCAAAAGAAAACCCTTGAAGGACGTAGTGCCAATCTGGCGAGGGATCTTGATCGGCTTCGCAGTAAATTCAGGGCCCTTCCAGAAAAAGGATTAATACTTGCCAGGCTGGAGCACGATTTAACAGTCAGGTCCCAGACCTTTTCTCTTTTAGAATCAAAATATCAGGAGGCTTTGATAAAAGAGGCTGAAAAGGTAGAAGAGGTAAGTATAGTAAAGCCGGCTATAGAACCGATAAGCCCTGTCAATCCACCACATGTTTATACAACCTCCTTTATAGGTGTTATTATCGGGCTAATAATTGGTTTAATAATGGCATTTGTATTTGAAACCCTCGATACATCCATAGGTACAATAGAGGATGTAGAGAAATTCCTTGGAGTGCCTGTACTGGGTGTAATCCCCCATGTTGGATATGAAGATATAAAGAATATTCTATCGGAGGGATATCCTGAACAAATTGATGAAGATATCATCCGCAGGAATGCACGTTTAATTACTCATTTTGCTCCTAAATCGACATTAGCCGAAAGTTATAAGAAATTAAGGACAAATGTCCATTTTATGAGAATGGAAAAGGATATTAAAACAATACTATATACCAGTTCTTCCCCTTTAGAAGGTAAGACTACTACTGTGATTAATCTGGCTATTGTTATGGCTCAGACAGGAGAGAGAGTACTTTTAATAGAATCTGATTTAAGAAAGCCAATGGTCTCCAAGCTTTTCGGGATAGATAAAGTACCAGGTCTGTCAGATGTTATCCTGGGCAACTATGAATGGAGGGATGCAGTCAGGACAATAACTGATTTTGTTACTGGAGATATGAAAATAGATGATATAATGAAGACTCCAGGTATTGATAACCTTAACATAATGACTTCTGGAACTATAAGTCCAAACCCCTCTGAGATACTGAATTCACAACGCATGGAAGATTTTATCTCTCAGGTGAGAGAAGAATACGATGTTGTTCTTTTTGACTCAAGTCCTGCTCTCGCCGCTGCAGATGCTTCTATTCTGGCGTCAAAACTGGATGGAGCAATTCTGGTATATCATGTAGGGAAGATAGCCCGAGGAGGCTTAAAACGTGCCAAGGTTCAATTAGAGAACGTTAAAGCAAACGTAATGGGAGTTGTATTGAATAAGCTTCAGGCAGAAATAAGCCCTGATTATACAGAATTTAAATATGACCGTTACTATGCCTATGGAGAGGAGAAAAAAACTCCTTCAAAGCCAAAGAGGTGGTATAGCTTAAAGAATACCTATCACAAAGTACTTGGAACTCAGACAGAGACCAAAGATATAAAAACCATCACAAAAGAAAGAAACAGAGAGGAATAA
- a CDS encoding class I SAM-dependent methyltransferase, giving the protein MAIERNGHRIKTERGLARLINFIYFRLSFIIKIPIFLSKIPSLFNPNLFVKKSADSLHSVAEKYNSAEEVEFHSQLISEGLEEWERNIIERYMKPKAKLLDVGCGAGREAIALVKMGFEVMGIDISPNMVAKATENAKKEGLNISFKVQSVTDIDCPAKYFDYVLFSREVYSYIPTKKLRIETLKKIRDILKPDGILVFSAYYKDRRLFSRLNIMGFFRRIRNFFLKEKFDSEPGDLMVRYVSSVSNPKKLNFCHFFFSFKEILEEVRMAGLKTMEGENSGVWVVKP; this is encoded by the coding sequence GTGGCAATTGAAAGGAATGGGCATAGGATAAAGACCGAAAGAGGGTTAGCCAGGCTGATCAATTTCATCTATTTTAGACTTTCGTTCATAATAAAAATCCCGATATTTCTAAGCAAGATCCCTAGTCTTTTTAATCCCAATTTATTTGTAAAAAAATCGGCGGATTCTCTCCATAGTGTGGCTGAAAAATATAATAGTGCAGAGGAAGTTGAATTTCACTCCCAGCTTATTTCAGAAGGGCTTGAGGAATGGGAGAGAAATATAATTGAAAGATACATGAAACCCAAAGCCAAACTCCTTGATGTGGGATGTGGTGCTGGAAGAGAGGCGATTGCCTTAGTTAAGATGGGTTTTGAAGTTATGGGCATTGATATCTCTCCTAATATGGTTGCTAAGGCTACAGAAAATGCCAAAAAGGAAGGGCTTAACATAAGCTTTAAAGTACAAAGTGTTACCGATATTGACTGCCCTGCAAAGTATTTTGATTATGTTCTATTTAGTAGAGAGGTCTATTCCTACATTCCAACTAAAAAACTTAGGATAGAAACGTTAAAAAAAATCAGAGATATTCTTAAACCCGATGGTATCCTTGTTTTTTCGGCTTATTATAAAGACAGAAGATTATTTTCAAGATTAAATATTATGGGTTTCTTCCGGAGAATTAGAAACTTCTTTTTAAAGGAAAAGTTTGACTCAGAGCCGGGTGATTTAATGGTTAGGTATGTTTCTTCAGTTAGCAATCCAAAGAAACTAAATTTTTGCCATTTCTTTTTTAGCTTCAAGGAAATTTTAGAAGAAGTCAGGATGGCAGGATTAAAGACAATGGAGGGGGAAAATAGTGGTGTTTGGGTCGTTAAACCATAA
- a CDS encoding ABC transporter permease, translating to MVFEKLWVFLKRDFLTASSYKFSFFLDAVGIIGAMLTFFFIGELFKNSYVPLLEQYGGDYFSFVIIGVAFSSYLGSALSNFGGVISVEQGMGTMEALIMTPTGISTILIGGSIWNLIFTSFRVAFYLLAGVFLFHMKLKVINLTAIAAILVLSLVPFISLGIISASLILVFKRGDPVGFLFDGASKFLAGTFFPIAILPLWIKKLSAFVPLTYSLRALREVLLAQGTLRDVWYDLSILLLFSIILFPISLKCFKLALRVAKREGSFCQF from the coding sequence TTGGTATTTGAAAAGTTATGGGTCTTTTTGAAAAGAGACTTTCTGACCGCCTCCAGTTATAAGTTTAGCTTTTTCCTGGATGCAGTCGGTATAATAGGTGCCATGCTAACCTTTTTCTTTATAGGGGAGTTGTTTAAAAACAGTTATGTTCCCTTGCTTGAACAGTATGGCGGTGATTATTTCTCTTTTGTCATTATTGGGGTTGCCTTCTCAAGCTATCTTGGTTCAGCTCTGAGTAATTTTGGTGGAGTAATTAGTGTTGAACAGGGTATGGGTACCATGGAGGCATTGATTATGACACCCACCGGGATTTCTACCATACTGATAGGGGGCTCAATATGGAACCTCATCTTTACCTCTTTTAGGGTGGCGTTTTATCTTCTTGCGGGGGTATTCCTTTTTCATATGAAGCTAAAGGTTATCAACCTTACAGCCATTGCAGCTATTCTGGTACTGTCTCTGGTTCCTTTTATTTCACTGGGAATTATATCGGCAAGCCTCATACTTGTCTTCAAAAGAGGTGACCCTGTTGGTTTTCTCTTCGATGGGGCATCAAAATTTCTGGCAGGGACCTTTTTCCCTATCGCAATTTTACCCCTATGGATTAAAAAGCTTTCAGCCTTTGTTCCCCTCACTTATTCTCTAAGGGCATTACGAGAGGTCCTTCTAGCACAGGGAACTCTTAGAGATGTTTGGTATGATTTGTCAATACTCTTGCTTTTTTCAATAATTCTATTTCCAATTTCCCTTAAATGTTTCAAATTGGCATTGAGGGTTGCAAAGCGAGAGGGAAGCTTTTGTCAGTTTTAA